The genomic DNA aatcttttaaagaaaaattaataatAGGCAAACTTAAAATGAGTTTGGATTAATCATTGAGAAATATTAGTGGCTTAAGTAACATTTTAGATCCATATTTTGGGTCGAGTTAGATTTGGGCAAAatatctatactattaataaaacCCCTGAATGAGTTGGTGTCATAAATTAACCGGGTACCAACTCGGTTAGGAAATCATGAAAATATCCTTCCTTCCTTAATTAAAATGAGTCATATTATTCAAGGGTATTTTagcctttttattttaaaataactgTAGTGCATTTAGTATTATTTATCTAGAtgtatttttgtgtttaaatttcgttttactcataaattaatctaatttttattttaatattgtacgtatttcatgtgttattatgattaattaatttcaaaccatacgtttcattatttattatttattattgtttaacacacatttatattctaaatctattatttccatatacatatacatgtgatAGAATTTCTAATAAAATATTACCATCGCATGTCGATGAACTCATCCAATATTTAAGAGGAATAGACAAATATGTTAGATTCAATAGATTGGTtgtagaaaaaaataattaactcgaaaaatataattaatatattttaaaaagtaatataAGTGAGCATAATTAAGTTTAggtcaattaattataaatattaataaatttagtaAATATTTGAGGTCCATATTTTGGTATGAGTCGAGCTTAAACACCTATGTATGATATTAATATTACTGATGGATTCGATCCGATTCGACCCTGAACATCTTTAACTATATAATAGGAGTTTAGCTTAAATTTAAAATCCAAATAAACTATACCTTTAAACGAGTGCTCTTTATTCATCGACTCAATAATCGCATATACATAATTAAAACAAAGACATAcaaccaaaataaaattaaaaactaaaaatataaaatataaaattcttCAACAGTCGAAGTGCTTGGCCTTAAAAGAGGTTACATTTATTCATCAAAAGataaatatgatttaataatgATGTAAATATGTAATTAAGAAATTGATGTAATCTCCTTTGATAACTAGTGCTGATCATCTCTTCATTGTAGGAGGCATGCTTGGTGGAGCAGTTGCTGGTCCTTTCCAACCTGCAATATATACATTTGCATTAAGGGTGAATTTGGTTAAGTGTTTGAGATTTTACGATTTTCGATTTTCGATTTTGTATATTAATTTTGGGATTtggattttttaaataaatttagtttttattcTATAACTTGTTAGATATTTTTAGTAAAGTTTTaaagtttttgaaaaatatttttagattaaaaattttaagttattttcactattttaatataaaatattaatttttacattacaaaaattaaaattatttataaatttaatttaataaaaggaaaatttggttcaatttggataattgtgatttTTAAACTGGTGTTCCATAAATCATCCAAACACATTTGTTAGACAATTTTTGATTTCTCGATTTTTCTTACCCGATCCTAGATTTGCTTGTCAAACAAATTTGATTACTAAATAATTTTACTTGTTAAGGCTCATTTCGGCCCAATTTGATAGGTTTGATCATTATACCTATCAATCTAAAATTGAATTAACTTCAATTCAAAATAGATCCTAATTCAAGACTAATCTGAACTTAAAACAATTGGAACAAAAAATTCGAAAGtatttaaacttaaaatattttgactcaaaattcaataattttaaaattcaaacatgaaacgAAATGAACTAAACTCGAAACAatctaataattttaaaatctgaaTTCACCCTACCCATAAAGCATGTATTTATGAAATCAGGCAGAGAAAAAAATTCAAACCTTCGGAAGGATCAAAGCCTCTAGCTTTGAGCTCAGCATGTTCTTGACAAAGAGCACATGGTTCACAGCAAAAATGGACACAACAATCATGGCATGGCTCAGCTGGCAACCCGAATTTGGCTCTTAGTTTCTCTCTATAAACACACGACAGTAGGCATTGGCATGAAAACAACATCAATACACAATATATGCAACCTTGTTGCACGCAAGCTGTTTTTCagacaaaacaaaaaaatttatgtATTAGACACACCATTAATGGCTGTTTGTCGAAGAGGTCGATGAGATATGATAATGGAATTTGTCGAGGAGAGGCCAATTTAAAAAAATCTTCAAAATGTTGTTTATTGGAAGTTGTATGACCTCTCAAATGGTTAGTATTGATTCTAGTCAAggttttatttctcaactctacAAAGAGTCTGAAACTATGTAAGAAGGTGGTGAATTCATCGAGCAAGAACGCCTTGTTAGAAAGAACTACCATCTACCAATGAAACAGAGCATACACGCTTGATAACTTGATCAAGTGGTAGCATAATTAgcggtaaaagtaccatgaaggccctatattaagagttagattgtattttgctCCTTATActaaaaaaatgagcaaattaagcttttttgttaataatttcatctacttgtatttataaaaaaaaactgaCATGACTAATGGAATAACTAGACAGTGATACGTAGTGTGCCGTATGTACCTCGTGTTGATGTACAAGGACtattttttaacaataaaaataaataaaaattttaatagaaaaattaatttactttttgatctaaTGAACAAGGACTAATTGACACTTATTTTAAGTAGAGTGAGCAAAATATAATATAACTCTTAATATACGGGCTTCATCATTCTTTTATCTATACTTGCCCATTGTTGTATTTAAGGGGCAAGGATTTGAACATTACCGAGTGCGAATACTCGCATGATAGATGATGAATCCACCACTTCCTGGGACAACTTCAAGCAGTTAAGAAAAATATCAACCCAGTGAGAGTTGTATCAACTCCcaataaaaaatatttcaaaactaATCGACCTCCCTCAATTATTGTTCTTACTGCTTTGTCCTTGATCAACCATTTCAGCTATTTGGCCAAAGGTGACACATGGGAGACAGCATGTTATGCAGCCTGCATTTCGAGttcaaaagataataaaaatttttgaaaaccAAATCCGATTTTAATTTAATTCGTTTCATGCAATCGTATTTGAAAGATAAATATGTA from Gossypium arboreum isolate Shixiya-1 chromosome 9, ASM2569848v2, whole genome shotgun sequence includes the following:
- the LOC108455262 gene encoding cell number regulator 2-like; amino-acid sequence: MNIFHRPQPPKWSASLCGCGGDIGTCCITCCLPCVTFGQIAEMVDQGQSTCVQQGCIYCVLMLFSCQCLLSCVYREKLRAKFGLPAEPCHDCCVHFCCEPCALCQEHAELKARGFDPSEGWKGPATAPPSMPPTMKR